A window of the Candidatus Hydrogenedentota bacterium genome harbors these coding sequences:
- a CDS encoding glycosyltransferase family 4 protein produces MKRINVLYLVRTWAIGGSHTIIFLLLRHLPRDRFNIVCVPFDTLSKSDDAFVRALRNRDLPVAPDRVPWHSRTGWWKARDAISSLIDKYNIDIIHSHDPQSNVLVGVGRNRWPCAVVCSPYGWWARMFPLRSHVYNWVERSFALPNADQVITVSEDMKRKILRGDTREDRINVVYTGLDPRELEGGATRDEVRRALGIPGDACVVGAVSRLYVEKGHTFLLDALYHVADAAPHLHLLIVGEGPLRASLERQALARGISGRVHFTGFYDDLAGALRAMDLFAQPSILDEGFPTAVLEAQLAGLPVIASDVGGTSETMDVGKTGLLVPPRNVDKLAEAIRSLVDHPERIQAMGAAGPDWIRKSFTLDNMVQKVSEVYEKALAEYRERTRAR; encoded by the coding sequence GTGAAGCGCATAAACGTTCTGTATCTGGTCCGGACATGGGCCATTGGCGGATCGCACACCATCATATTCCTGCTTCTTCGGCATCTTCCCCGGGACAGGTTCAATATCGTATGCGTTCCTTTTGATACGCTATCGAAAAGCGACGATGCCTTCGTGCGCGCCTTGAGGAACCGCGACCTGCCTGTCGCGCCCGACCGCGTGCCGTGGCACAGCCGCACCGGCTGGTGGAAAGCCCGCGACGCCATCTCGTCGCTTATCGACAAATACAATATCGATATCATCCACAGCCATGATCCGCAATCGAACGTCCTTGTGGGCGTTGGGCGCAACCGGTGGCCCTGTGCCGTGGTGTGCAGTCCGTATGGATGGTGGGCCCGCATGTTTCCCTTGCGGAGCCACGTCTACAATTGGGTCGAGCGCAGTTTTGCCCTGCCGAACGCGGACCAGGTCATTACGGTATCGGAGGACATGAAACGGAAGATCCTGCGGGGCGACACCCGCGAAGACCGCATCAACGTGGTCTACACGGGGCTGGACCCCCGGGAACTCGAGGGGGGCGCGACGCGCGACGAGGTCCGCCGCGCTTTGGGCATTCCAGGAGACGCGTGTGTCGTTGGCGCGGTAAGCCGGCTCTACGTCGAGAAGGGGCACACGTTTCTGCTGGATGCTCTGTATCACGTAGCGGATGCGGCGCCGCACCTGCATCTGCTGATCGTGGGCGAGGGACCGTTGCGCGCGTCTCTCGAACGCCAGGCGCTGGCCCGGGGCATTAGCGGGCGGGTGCATTTCACCGGTTTCTACGACGACTTGGCGGGCGCGCTGCGCGCAATGGACCTGTTTGCCCAGCCGTCCATCCTGGACGAGGGGTTTCCGACGGCAGTGCTCGAGGCGCAGTTGGCCGGTTTGCCCGTCATCGCCTCGGACGTGGGGGGTACCAGTGAAACGATGGACGTCGGGAAGACCGGCCTGCTTGTTCCGCCGCGCAACGTGGATAAGCTGGCCGAGGCCATCCGGTCTCTAGTGGACCATCCCGAGCGCATACAAGCCATGGGCGCGGCTGGACCGGACTGGATCCGGAAGTCCTTCACGCTCGACAACATGGTTCAAAAGGTGTCTGAAGTCTACGAAAAAGCCCTTGCGGAATACCGCGAGCGGACCCGGGCAAGATAA
- a CDS encoding glycosyltransferase family 1 protein: MRVAIDAHALGTGAGGNESYVRSLLDALSLQGAAVAPVALTAPGWEGELPPGIASQSLRARRSWLRVVFDLPSALRHGKYDLFHAQYIAPLACPCPVVVSIHDFVWNRYPETLRPSTRYRLQALIPGTLKRARRVFVLSEAMRQELMEFYRFPEDRIDVAPPAVHARFTAGSDAAHIERVRAKHGLMADYVLYVGALQPRKNLERLFDAFAAVRNEGLPHRLAIVGHEAWMTRSIGETARRLGLEDAIVFTGYVDDADLPALIAGAAAFVYVSIYEGFGIPVAEAMACGAAVLTSNTGALAEVAGGAAMTCDPFDADAIAEGLHRILTDVHEQQRLRQAGPERARNFSHEAMGKALVAGYRKALEEPCLGVKS; the protein is encoded by the coding sequence ATGCGGGTAGCCATCGATGCCCATGCCCTTGGAACGGGCGCGGGAGGAAACGAATCCTACGTACGGTCGCTGCTGGATGCGTTGTCTCTGCAGGGCGCAGCGGTTGCACCCGTGGCCCTGACGGCGCCCGGCTGGGAGGGGGAGCTGCCGCCGGGCATCGCTTCGCAATCCCTGCGGGCGCGTCGGTCATGGCTGCGCGTTGTCTTCGATCTGCCGTCTGCGCTCCGGCATGGGAAATACGATCTCTTTCATGCGCAATACATCGCGCCGCTGGCGTGTCCGTGCCCCGTGGTCGTCAGCATTCACGATTTCGTGTGGAACCGGTACCCCGAGACGCTTCGGCCGTCTACACGCTACCGGTTGCAGGCGCTTATCCCCGGAACATTGAAACGCGCGCGGCGGGTTTTTGTGCTTTCGGAGGCGATGCGGCAGGAACTGATGGAATTCTACCGGTTTCCGGAAGACCGGATAGACGTGGCGCCTCCCGCGGTACATGCGCGGTTTACCGCCGGGAGCGACGCTGCGCACATCGAACGCGTGCGGGCTAAACATGGCCTCATGGCGGATTATGTCTTGTATGTTGGCGCATTGCAGCCGCGCAAAAACCTGGAGCGCCTGTTCGATGCCTTTGCAGCCGTTCGCAACGAGGGCTTGCCTCACCGGCTGGCGATTGTGGGGCACGAGGCCTGGATGACCCGCTCGATCGGCGAAACCGCGCGCCGTCTGGGGCTCGAAGACGCCATCGTGTTCACCGGGTATGTGGACGATGCGGACCTGCCCGCTCTGATCGCGGGAGCGGCGGCATTTGTTTACGTGTCCATCTACGAGGGATTCGGGATTCCAGTGGCCGAGGCCATGGCTTGCGGCGCGGCGGTGTTGACCTCGAACACCGGCGCGCTGGCGGAAGTGGCGGGCGGCGCGGCCATGACCTGCGACCCGTTCGACGCGGACGCCATCGCGGAGGGGCTTCACCGCATCCTCACCGACGTTCACGAACAGCAGCGTCTGCGGCAAGCGGGCCCCGAGCGCGCGCGCAACTTCTCGCACGAGGCCATGGGAAAAGCGCTGGTGGCCGGATACCGCAAGGCGCTCGAAGAGCCATGCCTTGGCGTGAAGTCGTGA